One genomic window of Mustela erminea isolate mMusErm1 chromosome 13, mMusErm1.Pri, whole genome shotgun sequence includes the following:
- the ATP5F1A gene encoding ATP synthase subunit alpha, mitochondrial, giving the protein MLSVRVAAAVARALPRRAGLVSKNALGSSFIAARNLHASNTRLQKTGTAEVSSILEERILGADTSVDLEETGRVLSIGDGIARVHGLRNVQAEEMVEFSSGLKGMSLNLEPDNVGVVVFGNDKLIKEGDIVKRTGAIVDVPVGEELLGRVVDALGNAIDGKGPVGSKTRRRVGLKAPGIIPRISVREPMQTGIKAVDSLVPIGRGQRELIIGDRQTGKTSIAIDTIINQKRFNDGTDEKKKLYCIYVAIGQKRSTVAQLVKRLTDADAMKYTIVVSATASDAAPLQYLAPYSGCSMGEYFRDNGKHALIIYDDLSKQAVAYRQMSLLLRRPPGREAYPGDVFYLHSRLLERAAKMNDSFGGGSLTALPVIETQAGDVSAYIPTNVISITDGQIFLETELFYKGIRPAINVGLSVSRVGSAAQTRAMKQVAGTMKLELAQYREVAAFAQFGSDLDAATQQLLSRGVRLTELLKQGQYSPMAIEEQVAVIYAGVRGYLDKLEPSKITKFEHAFLAHVISQHQALLGNIRTDGKISEQSDAKLKEIVTNFLAGFEA; this is encoded by the exons ATGCTGTCCGTGCGCGTCGCCGCGGCCGTGGCCCGCGCCCTTCCTCGACGGGCCGGGCTG GTCTCCAAAAATGCTTTGGGATCCTCCTTCATTGCTGCAAGGAACCTCCATGCCTCTAACACTCGTCTTCAGAAGACTG GCACTGCCGAAGTGTCCTCTATCCTTGAAGAACGTATTCTTGGAGCCGATACCTCTGTTGACCTTGAAGAGACTGGACGTGTCCTGAGCATTGGTGATGGTATTGCCCGTGTACATGGGCTAAGAAATGTTCAGGCAGAAGAAATGGTAGAGTTTTCTTCAGGTTTAAAG GGTATGTCTCTGAACTTGGAACCCGACAACGTTGGTGTTGTCGTGTTTGGAAATGATAAACTAATTAAGGAAGGAGATATTGTGAAGAGAACAGGAGCCATCGTGGACGTTCCAGTTGGCGAGGAGCTATTGGGCCGTGTTGTGGATGCCCTTGGTAATGCCATTGATGGAAAG GGTCCAGTTGGTTCCAAGACCCGTAGGCGAGTTGGCCTGAAAGCCCCCGGGATCATTCCTCGAATCTCTGTGCGCGAACCCATGCAGACTGGCATTAAGGCTGTGGATAGCTTGGTGCCAATTGGTCGTGGTCAGCGTGAGCTGATTATTGGTGACCGACAGACTGG taaaacatcaATTGCTATTGACACCATCATTAACCAGAAACGTTTCAATGATGGAACTGATGAAAAGAAGAAGCTATACTGTATCTACGTTGCTATTGGTCAGAAGAGATCCACTGTTGCCCAGTTGGTGAAGAGACTCACAGATGCAG ATGCCATGAAGTACACCATTGTGGTTTCGGCTACTGCTTCTGATGCTGCTCCACTTCAGTACCTGGCTCCTTATTCTGGCTGTTCTATGGGAGAATATTTTAGAGATAATGGCAAACATGCTTTGATCATCTATGATGACTTATCCAAACAG GCTGTTGCCTATCGTCAGATGTCTCTGCTGCTCCGCCGGCCTCCTGGTCGTGAGGCCTATCCTGGTGATGTGTTCTACCTACACTCCCGTCTCCTAGAGAGAGCAGCCAAAATGAACGATTCTTTTGGTGGTGGCTCCTTGACTGCTTTACCAGTCATAGAAACACAAGCTGGTGATGTGTCTGCTTACATTCCAACAAATGTCATTTCTATCACTGACGGACag ATCTTCTTGGAAACAGAATTGTTCTACAAAGGTATCCGCCCTGCCATTAACGTTGGTTTGTCTGTGTCCCGTGTTGGATCTGCTGCCCAAACCAGGGCCATGAAGCAG GTGGCAGGTACCATGAAGCTGGAATTGGCTCAGTATCGTGAGGTTGCTGCTTTTGCCCAGTTCGGTTCTGACCTTGATGCTGCCACTCAACAGCTCTTGAGTCGTGGTGTGCGATTGACTGAGTTGCTGAAGCAAGGACAGTATT ctcCCATGGCAATTGAAGAACAAGTGGCTGTTATTTATGCTGGTGTAAGAGGGTATCTTGATAAATTGGAGCCCAGCAAGATCACAAAGTTTGAGCACGCTTTCCTGGCTCATGTTATCAGCCAGCACCAGGCCCTATTGGGCAATATTAG gACTGATGGAAAGATCTCAGAACAGTCAGATGCTAAGCTGAAAGAAATTGTAACAAACTTCTTGGCTGGATTTGAAGCTTAA